Below is a genomic region from Catenuloplanes atrovinosus.
CCCGACGCCGAACGGTTCCACTGGGTCGACCCGCGCGCCGACCACCTGGGCCTCCGCCCGTGGGTGCGGCCGGCCGTGTCCGCCGCCGTCGAGGCCTACGACCGGCTCGGCCCGGAGACGTTGACGTGGGGGCTGCTGCACACCGACCCGAACCCGGACGCGTTCCGGGTGGACCGCGCCCGGGGCGTCTGCGGCGTGATCGACTGGAGCGTCGCCATGACCGGCCCGCTGCTGTACGACCTGGCGTCGGCCGTCATGTACGCGGGCGGCCCCGAGCACGCCCGGGACCTGATCGAGTCCTACCATGCGGAGCGCGTCGTGCCGCGGGCCGAGGTCGACCGGGCCCTGGGGACCATGCTGCGGTTCCGGTGGGCGGTGCAGGCCGACTACTTCGCCCGCCGGATCGCCGGCGACGATCTGACCGGCGGCGCGGACAACGAGCGCGGCCTCGCGGACGCCGGAGCCTGGTTCAGCGCGTTCGGCCGGTGATCGGCGGCAGCGGCAGCGGCAGGCCGGGCAGCCCGTCGATGCTGGTCGCGACGTGGTCCTTCGCGGCGAAGTACGCGCTGAGCGACTCGTCGTCCTCCCGTGCGAAGCGGCGGGCGTGCAGGTCCCGGTCGGCGTCGTAGGTCATGAACGGCACCGCGTAGCCGCAGGTGTCCCGGATCAGCGTCGCGCGGACCAGGATGATCGCCCGCAGGCCGTGCCGGGTGTCGTCGATGGCCGGGAAGCGCGCGTGCAGCGCCGGCCAGCGGGGATCGTCCCGGAACACCGGCTCACCCCGGCCGTGCACCCGCACGATGTTCGGCGGCCCGTCGAACGCGCACCACATGAGCGTGATCCGCCCGTTCTCCCGCAGGTGCGCGACGGTCTCCGCGTTCGACCCGGCGAAGTCCAGGTAGGCGACCGTGTGCGGGTCGATCACGGCCCACGACCCGCGTAACCCCTTCGGCGACAGGTTGATGGTGCCGTCCCCGGCCAGCGGCGCGGTCGCGGCGAAGAACATCGGCTGCGCCTCGATGAACTCCCACAGCCGCGGCGTGATCTCCTCGTACGTCTTCCCCATGCCCCGCAGCCTCGCGCATCGCCCGCACCCCGGACCAGCACCCGCGACGCCGACGTCCGCAAGGATTCCGCCAACCGGCCGACCGGGTAGCACCGTGGGGGTACGGCGGAATGAGCACT
It encodes:
- a CDS encoding pyridoxamine 5'-phosphate oxidase family protein, with the protein product MGKTYEEITPRLWEFIEAQPMFFAATAPLAGDGTINLSPKGLRGSWAVIDPHTVAYLDFAGSNAETVAHLRENGRITLMWCAFDGPPNIVRVHGRGEPVFRDDPRWPALHARFPAIDDTRHGLRAIILVRATLIRDTCGYAVPFMTYDADRDLHARRFAREDDESLSAYFAAKDHVATSIDGLPGLPLPLPPITGRTR
- a CDS encoding phosphotransferase enzyme family protein, translating into MIGDVRLRTRLAEAWGLTGATVEVHNGGINSATWFVADRGERWVAKAVAPGARRSFAGGLTVATALDAAGIPAGAPVPARDGDLVVDVDGIPLALLTWVDGEEADDRRLIGTTLGRVHRTLRDVPMPDAERFHWVDPRADHLGLRPWVRPAVSAAVEAYDRLGPETLTWGLLHTDPNPDAFRVDRARGVCGVIDWSVAMTGPLLYDLASAVMYAGGPEHARDLIESYHAERVVPRAEVDRALGTMLRFRWAVQADYFARRIAGDDLTGGADNERGLADAGAWFSAFGR